The Terriglobia bacterium sequence TCCTACATAACCTCAGGGGGGAGGTATCCCGGCCGTTGCTTTGGCGGACGACATTTCGCAGGGTCCAAGCCTTGTTCAGTTTCCGCGGACGACACATGCGAGGGCACCTGTGCCACCCATCCCTTTCCAATTGACATGTCTACCCACCTCGGATAAAAAGTAAGCGGATACTTACAATGTCGACCTCCCAGGTGAGAATTCCGGCGGGGGAGCGGCGTCAGCAGATTCTGGATTTGGCCACCGAGCTGTTCGCACGACAGGGTTATCAAGGGACGACAACGCGGCAGATCGCCCAGCAAGTGCGCGTCAACGAGGCGATCATCTTTCGTCATTTTCCCACGAAGGAAGAGCTGTACTGGGCGGTCATTGAGAACCAAATCCGGATTCGCGCGGGACGGGCGCGCCTCGAAGCCAAGCTGGCGGCGGGCGGCAGCGACCGCGACGTGCTGACCGCCATCGCCGAAGAGTTGCTGAGCCGCGACGTCACCCTCAGCCGGCTTCTGCTGTACACCGCACTGGAGAACCACGAACTGACGCACCGCTTCTTCCGCACTCATGTGGCGCAATATTTGGAGCTGCTGGCCGATTTCATTCGGTGCGGGATTGCGCAAGGCCGCTTCCGCGATGTTGATCCGCTGCTGGCGGCGCGTGGCTTCCTGGGCATGATTGTGTACCATTTCCAGATCCAGGAACTGTTCGGCGGCAAGCGGGTGCAGACCTTCGATCCGCAGCACGTCAGCGCAACGCTGGTCGATGTCTGGCTGCACGGAATGGAAGTACCGAGGAGCTAGGACCGGTAACGGGCAACAGCGTTCTTGATTGCCGCTTGATAAAGATAAGGCAGGGAAGTTTTTCATCATGATCAACGAACTTATAAAACGTAAAGAAAATCCCCGTCCGGGCCGAACCCGGGCTAGAACGGGGCACCCGGTGTCGGCTTTGCTGGTGGTGCTGATGGCATCTGCGGCGTGGCTCGCGGGGTGCGGCAAAACCAAGGCCGGTCCGCCCGTGGACACGGCGGCGCCGGTAGTGGTCGCGGTGGCGACGCAGCGCGACGTCCCCGTCGACGTCAAGGTGGTGGGCACGGTGGAGGCGTACTCCAACGTGCAGGTGAAGTCGATGATCGCGGGTGAGATCACCCGCCTCGGCTTCACCGAAGGGCAGGATGTGCGCAAGGGTTCGCTGCTGTTCGAGATTGATCCGCGGCCCTACCGGGCGGCGCTGGCGCAGGCTCAGGGCAACCTGGCGCGCGACTCGGCGCAGGAAGCCAATGCGCGCGCGCAAGCCACCCGCTACGCCGCGCTCTACAAACAGGGTGTGGTTTCGCGCGAGCAGAATGATCAAATGCAGACCGCGGCCGACGCCCTGAAGCAGGCTCTGGAAGCCGATCGCGCCGCCGTAGAGACCGCCAAGGTCAACCTCACCTATACCGCCATCCTATCCCCGCTCGACGGGCGCACGGGAAATCTGATGGTGCACTTGGGAAATGTGGTCAAGGCGAACGACATTGCCCTGATCACCATTAACCAGGTCCAGCCCATCTACGCCACCTTCGCTGTGCCGGAAATGTATCTGCCGGAGATCAAGAAATTTCAGGCGAGCCGCAGGCTGCCGGTGACGGTGCGCGTGCCTAACGAGCCCAAGCCGGCCGAGGGCGTGCTCACCTTCCTTGACAACACCGTGGACCCGGCGACGGGCACCATCAAGCTGAAGGCCACCTTCCCCAATCGCGACCGGCGCCTGTGGCCGGGCCAGTTTGCCGATGTCAGCATGACCCTGACCACCGACAAGAACGCTGTGCTCGTGCCCAGTGCGGCGGTGCAGACCGGGCAGAACGGACAATACGTGTTTGTCGTCACGGCGGACAATACGGCGGAACTGCGCAACGTGACGGTGTCGCG is a genomic window containing:
- a CDS encoding efflux RND transporter periplasmic adaptor subunit, giving the protein MINELIKRKENPRPGRTRARTGHPVSALLVVLMASAAWLAGCGKTKAGPPVDTAAPVVVAVATQRDVPVDVKVVGTVEAYSNVQVKSMIAGEITRLGFTEGQDVRKGSLLFEIDPRPYRAALAQAQGNLARDSAQEANARAQATRYAALYKQGVVSREQNDQMQTAADALKQALEADRAAVETAKVNLTYTAILSPLDGRTGNLMVHLGNVVKANDIALITINQVQPIYATFAVPEMYLPEIKKFQASRRLPVTVRVPNEPKPAEGVLTFLDNTVDPATGTIKLKATFPNRDRRLWPGQFADVSMTLTTDKNAVLVPSAAVQTGQNGQYVFVVTADNTAELRNVTVSRSIGNESVITSGVRVGDQVVTDGQVRLTPGKKVALAKPANAASNTEAASQPPNRQGSGL
- a CDS encoding TetR/AcrR family transcriptional regulator — its product is MSTSQVRIPAGERRQQILDLATELFARQGYQGTTTRQIAQQVRVNEAIIFRHFPTKEELYWAVIENQIRIRAGRARLEAKLAAGGSDRDVLTAIAEELLSRDVTLSRLLLYTALENHELTHRFFRTHVAQYLELLADFIRCGIAQGRFRDVDPLLAARGFLGMIVYHFQIQELFGGKRVQTFDPQHVSATLVDVWLHGMEVPRS